From one Salinibacterium hongtaonis genomic stretch:
- the atpA gene encoding F0F1 ATP synthase subunit alpha: MADVTISPDEIRDALKDFVKSYDPTQASTTEVGHVVDAADGIAHVEGLPGVMANELIKFADGTLGLALNLDESEIGVVVLGEFSGIEAGQEVTRTGEVLSVPVGDGYLGRVVDPLGNPIDGLGEIASEARRALELQAPGVMARKSVHEPMQTGIKAIDAMIPIGRGQRQLIIGDRQTGKTAIAIDTIINQKANWESGDVNKQVRCIYVAIGQKGSTIAAVKGALEEAGALEYTTIVASPASDPAGFKYLAPYTGSAIGQHWMYGGKHVLIIFDDLSKQAEAYRAVSLLLRRPPGREAYPGDVFYLHSRLLERCAKLSDELGAGSMTGLPIIETKANDVSAYIPTNVISITDGQIFLQSDLFNANQRPAVDVGISVSRVGGDAQVKSIKKVSGTLKLELAQYRSLQAFALFASDLDAASRRQLARGERLTELLRQPQYSPYPVEDQVVSIWAGTNGKLDEVPVEDILRFERELLDYLGRNTKVLDTLRDTNVLDDNTAADLAAAVDKFKLEFQTGEGKPLISAGREEFTELEAEDVNQEKIVKQKR; the protein is encoded by the coding sequence ATGGCAGACGTAACGATCAGCCCGGATGAAATCCGCGACGCCCTCAAGGATTTCGTCAAGTCCTACGACCCAACGCAGGCATCGACCACCGAGGTCGGCCACGTCGTGGATGCCGCTGACGGCATCGCTCACGTCGAAGGGCTCCCCGGAGTCATGGCCAACGAGCTCATCAAGTTCGCGGACGGCACCCTGGGCCTCGCGCTCAACCTCGACGAGAGCGAAATCGGTGTTGTTGTGCTCGGTGAGTTCAGCGGCATCGAGGCTGGCCAGGAGGTGACCCGCACCGGTGAGGTCCTTTCTGTTCCCGTCGGTGATGGCTACCTCGGCCGCGTTGTCGACCCGCTGGGTAACCCCATCGATGGTCTCGGCGAGATCGCCTCTGAGGCCCGCCGCGCACTCGAGCTTCAGGCTCCTGGCGTTATGGCCCGCAAGTCGGTCCACGAGCCCATGCAGACTGGAATCAAGGCGATCGACGCCATGATCCCGATCGGCCGCGGCCAGCGTCAGCTCATCATCGGCGACCGCCAGACCGGTAAGACGGCCATCGCGATCGACACGATCATCAACCAGAAGGCCAACTGGGAGTCCGGCGACGTCAACAAGCAGGTTCGCTGCATCTACGTTGCCATCGGCCAGAAGGGCTCAACGATCGCCGCCGTCAAGGGCGCGCTCGAAGAGGCTGGCGCGCTTGAGTACACGACAATCGTTGCGTCTCCCGCGTCTGACCCCGCTGGCTTCAAGTACCTTGCTCCCTACACCGGTTCGGCCATCGGCCAGCACTGGATGTACGGCGGCAAGCACGTGCTCATCATCTTCGATGACCTGTCGAAGCAGGCCGAGGCCTACCGTGCTGTTTCGCTTCTTCTGCGTCGCCCGCCGGGACGCGAGGCTTACCCCGGTGACGTGTTCTACCTACACTCCCGTCTGCTGGAGCGTTGTGCCAAGCTCTCCGACGAGCTGGGCGCAGGCTCGATGACCGGTCTTCCGATCATCGAGACCAAGGCAAACGACGTTTCTGCCTACATCCCGACCAACGTGATCTCCATCACCGACGGCCAGATCTTCCTCCAGTCCGACCTCTTCAACGCCAACCAGCGTCCTGCGGTCGACGTGGGAATCTCGGTTTCGCGAGTCGGTGGCGACGCTCAGGTCAAGTCCATCAAGAAGGTATCGGGAACGCTCAAGCTTGAGCTTGCCCAGTACCGCTCGCTCCAGGCATTCGCGCTGTTTGCGTCTGACCTGGATGCTGCGAGCCGTCGTCAGCTGGCCCGCGGTGAGCGCCTCACCGAGCTGCTGCGTCAGCCGCAGTACTCGCCGTACCCCGTCGAGGACCAGGTCGTATCGATTTGGGCCGGCACCAACGGCAAGCTCGACGAGGTCCCTGTAGAGGACATCCTCCGCTTCGAGCGCGAGCTGCTCGACTACCTCGGTCGCAACACCAAGGTTCTCGACACGCTTCGCGACACCAACGTTCTGGACGACAACACCGCTGCGGATCTCGCTGCGGCAGTCGACAAGTTCAAGCTCGAGTTCCAGACGGGTGAGGGCAAGCCGCTCATCTCCGCTGGCCGCGAAGAGTTCACTGAGCTTGAGGCTGAGGACGTCAACCAGGAAAAGATCGTCAAGCAGAAGCGCTAA
- a CDS encoding F0F1 ATP synthase subunit gamma: protein MGAQLRVYRQKIKSAQTTKKITRAMELIAASRIAKAQARMAASAPYSRAITRAVSAVATFSNVDHILTTEPEKVERAAVVIFSSDRGLAGAFNSNVLREAEELASLLRSQGKDVVYYLVGRKSVGYFAFRKRAFARSWVGETDNPVFDTAREIGDALVEAFVAPASEGGVDEIHIVFNRFVSMLTQTPEVVRLLPLEVVEGVEEPTEGEVFPLYEFEPEVGDVLDGLLPVYIESRIFNAMLQSATAKHAATQKAMKSASDNADNLIKDYTRLANNARQSEITQQISEIVGGADALSGSK from the coding sequence ATGGGAGCGCAACTTCGGGTCTACCGGCAGAAGATTAAATCTGCTCAGACGACCAAGAAGATCACTCGAGCCATGGAGCTGATCGCCGCCTCGCGTATTGCCAAGGCGCAGGCGCGGATGGCCGCATCGGCTCCGTATTCGCGAGCAATTACGCGTGCGGTATCGGCGGTCGCCACGTTCTCGAATGTCGACCACATCCTCACCACCGAGCCTGAGAAGGTCGAGCGCGCAGCGGTCGTCATCTTCTCCTCGGACCGCGGACTCGCGGGTGCGTTCAACTCGAACGTGCTCCGCGAGGCCGAGGAACTGGCTTCGCTTCTGCGCAGCCAGGGCAAGGACGTTGTCTACTACCTCGTCGGGCGCAAGTCCGTTGGGTACTTCGCGTTCCGCAAGCGGGCCTTTGCGCGCAGCTGGGTTGGCGAAACCGACAACCCCGTGTTCGACACTGCCCGCGAGATCGGTGACGCACTGGTCGAGGCCTTTGTCGCCCCGGCATCTGAGGGTGGCGTGGACGAGATCCACATCGTCTTCAACCGCTTCGTCAGCATGCTCACCCAGACTCCAGAGGTTGTGCGTCTGCTTCCCCTCGAAGTTGTCGAGGGTGTCGAGGAGCCGACCGAGGGCGAAGTATTCCCGCTCTACGAGTTCGAGCCTGAGGTCGGCGATGTGCTCGACGGCCTCCTGCCCGTCTACATCGAGAGCCGGATCTTCAACGCGATGCTGCAGTCGGCCACGGCCAAGCACGCTGCAACTCAGAAGGCGATGAAGTCGGCAAGCGACAACGCCGACAACCTCATCAAGGACTACACGCGACTGGCCAACAACGCCCGCCAGTCTGAAATTACCCAGCAGATTTCCGAGATCGTGGGCGGCGCCGACGCCCTATCGGGTTCGAAGTAA
- the atpD gene encoding F0F1 ATP synthase subunit beta → MTTTAPASKKPAAKKPAASKKASAALVPVASAGVGRVARVTGPVVDIEFPHDSIPGIYNALKTTVTMAGEAHEITLEVAQHLGDDLIRAIALNPTDGLVRGQEVRDTGAAISVPVGDVTKGKVFNVIGEVLNAAPGETIEITERWPIHRKPPAFDQLESKTELFETGIKSIDLLTPYVQGGKIGLFGGAGVGKTVLIQEMIQRVAQDHGGVSVFAGVGERTREGNDLIHEMEEAGVFDKTALVFGQMDEPPGTRLRVALSALTMAEYFRDVQKQDVLLFIDNIFRFTQAGSEVSTLLGRMPSAVGYQPNLADEMGILQERITSTRGHSITSLQAIYVPADDYTDPAPATTFAHLDATTELSREIASKGLYPAIDPLTSTSRIMDPRYLGEDHYRVATTVKQILQKNKELQEIIAILGVDELSEEDKITVARARRIQQFLSQNTYMAKKFTGVEGSTVPLKETIESFDAIAKGEFDHVAEQAFFNVGGISDVEEQWAKIQKENG, encoded by the coding sequence ATGACTACTACAGCCCCCGCTTCAAAGAAGCCAGCAGCCAAGAAGCCGGCCGCGTCCAAGAAGGCTTCTGCCGCGCTTGTTCCGGTCGCCTCGGCTGGTGTCGGACGCGTAGCCCGCGTTACCGGCCCGGTCGTCGACATCGAGTTCCCTCACGACTCGATTCCCGGCATCTACAACGCCCTCAAGACCACGGTCACGATGGCCGGCGAGGCACACGAGATCACGCTTGAGGTTGCTCAGCACCTCGGCGACGACCTCATCCGCGCCATCGCGCTGAACCCGACCGACGGACTCGTTCGTGGCCAGGAGGTGCGCGACACCGGTGCCGCTATCTCGGTTCCCGTCGGTGACGTCACCAAGGGCAAGGTCTTCAACGTCATCGGTGAGGTGCTGAACGCAGCTCCCGGCGAGACGATCGAGATCACCGAGCGTTGGCCGATTCACCGCAAGCCCCCGGCCTTCGACCAGCTTGAGTCGAAGACCGAGCTCTTCGAGACCGGCATCAAGTCGATCGACCTCCTCACGCCTTACGTGCAGGGTGGAAAGATCGGCCTCTTCGGTGGTGCCGGTGTTGGTAAGACCGTTCTGATCCAGGAGATGATCCAGCGCGTTGCGCAGGACCACGGTGGAGTTTCGGTATTCGCCGGTGTTGGTGAGCGTACCCGTGAGGGCAACGACCTCATCCACGAGATGGAAGAAGCGGGCGTCTTTGACAAGACAGCCCTTGTCTTCGGCCAGATGGACGAGCCGCCGGGAACGCGTCTTCGCGTCGCTCTGTCGGCGCTGACGATGGCGGAGTACTTCCGTGACGTGCAGAAGCAGGACGTTCTGCTCTTCATCGACAACATCTTCCGCTTTACCCAGGCCGGTTCCGAGGTGTCGACGCTTCTGGGTCGTATGCCGTCCGCCGTGGGTTACCAGCCCAACCTGGCCGACGAGATGGGTATCCTCCAGGAGCGCATCACCTCGACCCGTGGGCACTCGATCACGTCGCTTCAGGCCATCTACGTGCCTGCCGATGACTACACCGACCCGGCTCCGGCGACCACGTTCGCCCACCTCGACGCCACGACTGAGCTCAGCCGTGAGATCGCGTCGAAGGGTCTGTACCCGGCCATCGACCCGCTGACCTCCACCAGCCGCATCATGGACCCCCGCTACCTAGGCGAGGACCACTACCGCGTTGCTACGACGGTCAAGCAGATCCTCCAGAAGAACAAGGAACTGCAGGAGATCATCGCGATCCTCGGCGTTGACGAGCTCTCTGAAGAAGACAAGATCACCGTTGCTCGCGCACGCCGCATCCAGCAGTTCCTGTCGCAGAACACCTACATGGCGAAGAAGTTCACCGGTGTTGAGGGTTCGACGGTTCCGCTCAAGGAGACCATCGAGTCGTTCGACGCCATTGCCAAGGGCGAGTTCGACCACGTGGCCGAGCAGGCATTCTTCAACGTCGGTGGCATCTCCGACGTCGAAGAGCAGTGGGCCAAGATTCAGAAGGAGAACGGCTAA
- a CDS encoding F0F1 ATP synthase subunit epsilon, whose product MAVLNISLVSADQEVWSGEGTMVVARTTEGEIGLLPGHAPMLAILGSGEVRITLGDGSSVTADASEGFLSVEHNTVTIVARHAALTNA is encoded by the coding sequence ATGGCCGTGCTCAACATCAGCCTTGTCTCGGCCGACCAGGAAGTCTGGTCGGGCGAGGGCACGATGGTGGTTGCTCGCACCACCGAGGGTGAGATCGGTCTTCTGCCCGGTCACGCGCCAATGCTCGCGATCCTCGGATCGGGAGAGGTGCGCATCACCCTTGGCGACGGCAGCTCAGTGACGGCCGATGCTTCTGAGGGGTTTCTCTCGGTGGAGCACAACACCGTCACGATCGTCGCGCGGCACGCTGCGCTGACGAACGCCTAA
- a CDS encoding YaaA family protein, with protein sequence MLLILPPSESKRAGGVEGTRLDPGLLSFSALTPIRERVLAALGEFGGDLDAMGAALKVGARQRDELERNTVVASSPLMPSLDRFTGVLFDGLGAETLTAAEREFAGATVAVHSALFGLVGALDPIPAYRLSHDSKLPGLSLKKIWAAPISAVLAERSGLILDLRSEAYSALGPAPSRPDSLYLRVVADDGTGRIRALNHFNKKGKGEFTRAVIESGIEHPNAASLLEWAADSGYALVPGKPGELELVVRNAVGAQLV encoded by the coding sequence ATGCTGCTGATCCTGCCTCCCTCCGAGTCCAAACGGGCCGGGGGAGTAGAGGGAACGCGGCTCGACCCGGGGCTTTTGAGTTTCTCCGCCCTGACGCCCATTCGCGAGCGGGTTCTCGCTGCGCTGGGCGAGTTTGGCGGCGACCTCGACGCAATGGGTGCGGCTCTCAAGGTGGGCGCCCGCCAGCGTGACGAACTCGAACGCAACACCGTGGTCGCGTCATCCCCCCTGATGCCATCGCTCGACCGGTTCACGGGAGTGCTGTTCGATGGCCTAGGAGCCGAGACGCTGACCGCCGCCGAGCGTGAGTTTGCGGGCGCAACGGTAGCGGTGCACTCGGCGCTGTTCGGCCTGGTCGGCGCGCTCGATCCGATCCCGGCCTATCGGCTCTCCCACGACTCCAAGCTCCCGGGGCTATCGCTCAAGAAGATCTGGGCGGCACCTATTTCGGCCGTTCTCGCCGAACGGAGCGGGCTCATCCTCGACCTGCGTTCGGAGGCGTATTCCGCGCTCGGGCCTGCCCCGTCGCGACCAGATTCGTTGTATTTGCGGGTAGTGGCCGACGACGGAACCGGCCGAATCCGTGCGCTCAATCACTTCAACAAAAAGGGCAAGGGCGAGTTCACCCGTGCCGTCATCGAGTCCGGCATTGAGCATCCGAATGCCGCATCGCTGCTTGAGTGGGCGGCGGACAGCGGCTACGCACTGGTACCGGGCAAACCGGGCGAGCTTGAGCTCGTGGTGCGCAACGCGGTAGGCGCGCAGCTCGTCTAA
- a CDS encoding IclR family transcriptional regulator, protein MAEARGESMIARVNRVLHAFDEDHDSLTISELAHRAGLPVATAHRIASEMVAERMLDRDGQRYSIGTGLWERGELAAVSLRFREIALPYLLSLYEASGENVHLAILDEGEALYAMRLVGQRSVPTISRMGGRLPLHTTGVGKSLLAFQDDDFLDAFFARPLRRATVHSRVDEQALRAELAEIRRSGFSMAHQEMTLGNASVAVPIFVSDGPPYAAVGLVSHLNRADMRRMVPLLKEAASGISDALGVSLDGGRRRWRDLFHTAVRWR, encoded by the coding sequence ATGGCCGAGGCACGGGGCGAATCGATGATCGCGCGCGTCAATCGCGTGCTTCATGCCTTTGACGAGGACCATGACTCCCTCACAATCTCGGAGTTGGCCCATCGTGCCGGGCTCCCGGTTGCGACCGCGCATCGCATCGCATCCGAGATGGTGGCCGAGCGGATGCTCGATCGCGACGGACAGCGATACTCGATCGGCACGGGCCTCTGGGAACGCGGCGAGCTAGCGGCGGTGAGTCTTCGCTTTAGAGAGATCGCGCTGCCGTATTTGCTGAGCCTCTATGAGGCGTCCGGAGAGAACGTGCATCTCGCGATTCTCGATGAGGGCGAAGCGCTCTATGCCATGCGCCTCGTGGGGCAGCGATCCGTGCCCACCATCAGCCGCATGGGTGGGCGGCTTCCCCTGCATACGACGGGGGTAGGAAAGTCGCTTCTCGCGTTTCAGGACGACGACTTTCTCGACGCATTTTTCGCTCGCCCGCTGAGAAGGGCGACTGTGCATTCTCGCGTTGACGAGCAGGCGCTGAGGGCGGAACTCGCAGAGATTCGGCGCTCCGGTTTCAGCATGGCCCACCAGGAGATGACCCTCGGCAATGCCTCTGTTGCGGTGCCGATCTTCGTCTCTGATGGCCCGCCATACGCCGCCGTTGGCCTGGTGTCACATCTGAATCGCGCGGATATGAGACGGATGGTTCCGCTTCTCAAGGAGGCGGCATCCGGAATTTCTGATGCCTTGGGCGTCAGCCTGGACGGGGGTCGCCGCCGCTGGCGTGACCTGTTCCATACCGCCGTGCGCTGGCGGTGA
- the pcaH gene encoding protocatechuate 3,4-dioxygenase subunit beta, producing the protein MNDEMQAIEQEYRDGVAAGAPVETAARLDYAPYRSSILRSPTKSATLADPETIELHSPAFGHRDVTWVESDLTIQHNGEPLGERMVVTGRLLDGDGRPVPGQLIEVWQANSAGRYVHKRDQHPAPLDPNFTGTGRAITDENGFYRFQTIKPGPYPWRNHTNAWRPAHIHFSVFGTAFTQRIVTQMYFPNDPLFALDPIYQSIVDQDARDRLIAKYDHSVTSPEWALGYQWDIVLNGSKRTWTEPEEGDH; encoded by the coding sequence ATCAACGACGAGATGCAGGCCATCGAACAGGAGTACCGCGACGGCGTCGCCGCAGGCGCTCCCGTCGAGACGGCCGCGCGGCTCGACTACGCGCCCTACCGCAGCAGCATCCTGCGCAGCCCCACCAAGAGCGCAACGCTGGCCGACCCCGAGACGATCGAGCTCCACTCGCCCGCCTTTGGCCACCGTGACGTGACCTGGGTCGAATCCGACCTCACCATCCAGCACAACGGCGAGCCCCTCGGCGAGCGGATGGTCGTGACCGGTCGTCTGCTTGACGGCGACGGACGCCCTGTCCCCGGGCAGCTCATTGAGGTGTGGCAGGCGAACTCCGCTGGCCGGTACGTGCACAAGCGTGACCAGCACCCGGCGCCCCTTGACCCCAACTTCACGGGAACGGGCCGCGCCATCACCGACGAGAACGGTTTCTACCGTTTTCAGACGATCAAGCCAGGGCCCTACCCGTGGCGCAACCACACGAATGCGTGGCGTCCCGCCCACATTCACTTCTCGGTCTTCGGCACCGCGTTCACGCAGCGCATCGTGACCCAGATGTACTTTCCCAATGACCCGCTGTTCGCGCTCGATCCGATCTATCAGTCGATCGTTGACCAGGACGCCCGCGATCGCCTGATCGCAAAGTATGACCACTCGGTGACCTCGCCGGAGTGGGCGCTCGGATACCAGTGGGATATCGTTCTCAACGGCTCAAAGCGCACCTGGACTGAGCCCGAGGAGGGTGACCACTGA
- the pcaG gene encoding protocatechuate 3,4-dioxygenase subunit alpha, with protein MTKLAPTPGQTVGPFFGYALPFEGGERLVDRTHPGAVRFYGHLFDGQGNPIPDALIELWQADENGGVPTAEGSLRRDGYSFTGFGRTSVDDNGLFSFTTVEPGATAEGALPFFMVTVFARGLLDRVFTRAYLPEASGSIADDAFLASLGDRAGTLMTTRDEQGNIRFDIHMQGDNETVFIEHRQKD; from the coding sequence ATGACCAAGCTTGCTCCTACACCTGGCCAGACGGTGGGACCGTTCTTCGGTTACGCCCTTCCCTTTGAGGGCGGCGAGCGCCTCGTGGACCGCACCCACCCCGGTGCCGTCCGGTTCTACGGTCACCTGTTCGATGGCCAGGGCAACCCCATTCCCGATGCCCTGATCGAACTGTGGCAGGCCGACGAGAACGGCGGTGTTCCTACCGCCGAAGGCTCGCTTCGCCGCGACGGCTACAGCTTCACCGGATTCGGCCGCACGTCGGTCGACGACAACGGACTGTTCTCGTTCACGACCGTTGAGCCAGGGGCAACCGCGGAGGGCGCGCTGCCGTTCTTCATGGTCACCGTTTTTGCGCGCGGCCTTCTCGACCGGGTTTTCACCCGGGCTTACCTGCCGGAGGCTTCTGGCAGCATTGCCGACGACGCGTTCCTCGCCTCGCTCGGTGACCGCGCCGGTACCCTGATGACAACCCGCGACGAGCAGGGCAACATCCGTTTCGACATCCACATGCAGGGTGACAACGAGACGGTGTTCATTGAGCATCGGCAGAAGGACTAA
- a CDS encoding lyase family protein, protein MTNGSDVADVGLLSPQWAGTPVAAATSDAAIVAAMLDVEVALAYAWQELGFAPDGTGALIARVVDSLDIDVASLAARSRSGGNPIIPLVKDLRAAVAAEDAAAAVWVHRGATSQDIHDSALMLVAQRALVAARSDLASVVDSLSSLADSHRATLMVSRTLTQHGVPSTFGLKAAGWLAGVAHASVALDRAVAELPLQWGGAGGTLASYSVIGETGTGLAVSDAVADRLGLARSIPWQTQRSAVVQLASALAQVGGALGKIAVDVLVMVRPEFGELGEPSAAGRGGSSAMPQKQNPVLSVLIHSAARQAPGLAAEVQRSALAVDERPDGAWHAEWQAIRELLRLVGGAAGLAAELTSGLSVFPTAMLRNLGMSGSLVVSERLMLEYGPLVGRDRLQELVTAQAVDPTVDLGALLRAEPSLANVSDQSLADSLDPAQYVGDNDLIIDRAIESARSALRKEQ, encoded by the coding sequence GTGACTAACGGATCGGATGTCGCCGACGTCGGCTTGCTCTCCCCGCAGTGGGCTGGCACACCTGTCGCGGCGGCGACATCCGATGCCGCGATCGTCGCGGCAATGCTCGACGTCGAGGTGGCCCTCGCCTATGCCTGGCAGGAACTCGGCTTTGCGCCGGACGGCACGGGAGCGCTCATTGCCCGCGTCGTTGACTCCCTCGATATCGATGTCGCGTCGCTGGCCGCTCGATCGCGGTCGGGGGGAAACCCCATCATCCCGCTGGTGAAAGATCTACGGGCGGCCGTTGCTGCCGAGGATGCTGCGGCAGCCGTGTGGGTGCACCGCGGTGCGACAAGCCAGGACATTCACGACTCCGCCCTCATGCTCGTGGCGCAGCGCGCGCTCGTGGCGGCACGCAGCGATCTCGCCTCTGTCGTCGACTCTCTCTCCTCTCTTGCGGACTCGCACCGCGCAACCCTGATGGTGTCCCGCACCCTGACGCAGCATGGGGTGCCCAGCACGTTCGGGCTCAAGGCCGCCGGCTGGCTTGCCGGCGTTGCGCACGCCTCCGTCGCGCTCGACCGTGCCGTCGCCGAGTTGCCGCTGCAGTGGGGCGGCGCAGGCGGCACGCTCGCGTCGTACTCGGTTATCGGCGAAACCGGCACGGGGCTTGCGGTGTCGGATGCCGTCGCCGACCGCCTAGGTCTCGCGCGGTCGATCCCGTGGCAAACGCAGCGATCTGCCGTGGTGCAACTGGCATCGGCACTCGCCCAGGTCGGCGGTGCGCTCGGCAAGATCGCCGTCGATGTTCTCGTGATGGTCCGCCCCGAGTTCGGCGAGCTTGGCGAGCCCTCTGCTGCCGGCCGCGGTGGCTCGTCGGCCATGCCCCAGAAGCAGAACCCCGTGCTGAGCGTTCTCATCCACTCGGCGGCGCGTCAGGCGCCGGGCCTCGCCGCGGAGGTTCAGCGCAGCGCTCTGGCCGTCGACGAAAGGCCGGATGGGGCGTGGCACGCGGAGTGGCAGGCGATTCGCGAGTTGCTGAGACTGGTCGGCGGTGCCGCAGGGCTCGCGGCCGAGCTCACCTCCGGCCTGAGCGTGTTCCCGACCGCCATGCTCCGCAATCTGGGCATGAGCGGATCGCTCGTTGTGAGCGAGCGACTCATGCTCGAGTACGGCCCCCTCGTGGGACGAGACAGGCTGCAGGAGCTGGTCACCGCTCAGGCGGTGGATCCCACTGTCGACCTCGGCGCGCTGCTGCGGGCGGAACCTTCACTAGCCAACGTCTCCGACCAGAGCCTCGCCGACTCCCTCGACCCCGCCCAGTACGTAGGCGACAACGACCTCATAATCGATCGAGCCATCGAATCGGCACGATCAGCACTACGCAAGGAGCAGTAA